The Lachnospiraceae bacterium KM106-2 nucleotide sequence TGTGCATGAATATACTTTTCTTTTGTTACTGAATTTCTAGAAGAAAAACCATTTCTTCCAAATAACGTTATCTTTTTTGCATAGTCTTTATAAATAGCCAAACGACCATTTAATAAATGCTCCACCAAGTTATTATCACTTGTCGTAAGGAATCTTGTAAGTGTAGAATCCTTCTTTGCATCTGCTGCTAATACCGTCACACTATTATCTAGCTTAGCATAGGTCTGATCATATTGGTACTTTACTGGATGATCCACTGCATTTGGAATGATCTCGAGTGCTTTATAGCAAATCGGGAACATAATTACGATTCCAATAATGCAGCAAAGAATATACTTCCAAAATACTTTTAGATTCTTTTGTCTACGTGATATTGCTAATCGGATTGCAAACCATGCAATTGCAGCCAATGCTGTAGCAAGCATAGACGTTCTAGCTTGTGTCATAAATAAAAAGAACATACCCATTCCGATTTCAATAAATAAAACGCTCGATTTACGTAATGAAGTATTCTCTTTAATTGCCTTCTCGATCAAGATCAAGTAACAAGCAAAAACCGTAATCAGATATAATCCTAAAATATTAGGATTAATAAAGATTCCTGCATATCTTGCCCCAACTGCTCTTGGACGGAACAATAACGCAAACAATGTGAATCCCAAGAAGGAAAATCTCGTTCCCTGAATAAAAGCCATCCATAACTTCTCTTTATTAGAATGATTCGCCCAAACAAAGCCAATCATCGTGAATCCGAATAAAAGTAAAAAGCCAATTCCAAAATAAGTCTTTCTAAAGAAATAATCAGAAATCATCATGGTAAGCCCGAGCAAAATCCAAGAAAACATAGCAGGCTTTCGATACTTAACCTGCTCTAACTTCTCATCCAATGAAAAGAAGATGATCGCTGCCATGATTATGATACCAAAAATATTATAAATATAATAATTACGATCCTGCTTAAGCAAGCGATATGCTAAATACAACAAGTTCATACAAACAAATGCCATGATCAGCAAAATATGTTTTGTCTTTTCATCTAATTTCTTGGAGTACTTTAAAAATGGAGCCAAGATGGCTATATATACATTCTCTAGTACAGTTATCATTTTATCTCATCCTTTATTGGAAGATGTGAAACATGATCTTCGATATCAACATCTTCAATTTGTTTTAGTTTATTTGTCTCTTTTAACTCAGATTTCCCAGTATTGTATTGATAAGTTGGAACCATTTCTTTAATAAGCTCTCGTACATTATCACATTCACTATAGACTGATTTATATAAGTCGTCCAATTTTTCAAAAAATAATTCTTCATTAAATTCAATTGGTTTTCCTATGTGGATCATCTTATTATTCGTTTCTTTTAATCCTTCTTCATCCATTAGCATCTCTTCAAATAATTTTTCTCCTGGACGTAAGCCGGTAAATTGAATTTGAATATCTCTTCCAATGGTATATCCTGATAAACGAATCAAGTTCTTTGCCAGATCAAGTATTTTTACTGGTTCACCCATATCAAGGATGAAAATCTCTCCGCCTCTTGCAAGCGCTCCAGCTTCCAACACAAGTGAAACAGCCTCTGGAATTGTCATAAAGTAACGAATGATATCCGGATGTGTTACCGTTACTGGTCCACCTGCTTCAATCTGCTTGCGGAACAATGGTATTACGCTACCATTACTTCCAAGTACATTACCAAATCTTACTGCTACAAACTCAGTATCCGAATTACGATTAAATGCCTGAATGATCATTTCACACATTCTCTTAGAAGCACCCATAACATTCGTTGGATTAACTGCTTTATCTGTTGAAATCAGTACAAAACGCTTTGCGCCATACTTGCTAGCTGCAATCGCTGTCTTATAAGTACCAAATACATTATTTTTAATTGCCTCATTTGGACTGTCTTCCATAAGTGGTACATGCTTATGTGCTGCTGCATGATAAACGATATCTGGACGATAAGTTTCAAATAATTTATTTACACGCTCTGTATTTCTAACGGAACCAATGATTACCCTTACATCCACATTTGGATAATCATGCTTTAACTCTTGTTGGATATCATAAGCATTATTCTCATAGATATCAAAAATAACTAGCTGCTTTGGTGCATACTTCACGATCTGTCTACATAATTCGCTACCGATCGATCCGCCACCACCGGTTACTAAAACTACTTTATCGCTGATATATGTCATAATATTGCCAACATTTAATTGAATCGGCTCTCTACCAAGTAAATCTTCAATTTCAACACGACGCAATCTGCTAACAGATACTTCTTCGTTGATCAGCTGATACATTCCAGGAAGTATCTTCATCTGACATCCCGTATCCTTACAGATATCAAGAATTTCCTTAATATCACGTCTTCCTACACTTGGCATTGCAATAATAATATCTGTAACCTGGTATTCTCTAACACAATGAACGATTGAGGAGCGATCTCCTACAATCTTTACCCCTTGTATGTAGCTATTTATTTTATCTTTATTATCATCAATTGCACAAACAACTACTCCATCTAAATAAGAGCTAATCGTAATTTCTTTAATGATAGCATTTGCCGCTTCCCCCGCGCCGATGATCATAATTTTTCTCTTGTTTTCGGCATGCGCTTTTGAACTATATAAACGCAGAAAACGGTAACAGAATCTACTTGCTGTCACTAACGTGATCATTAACATAAAATCGATTCCAAAGTAGGTTGTCGACATTGTCAAATTAGCCATCTTAATTCCAAAGAACTGAATTGCCTCTGCTAACGTACACGCATACAATATATTTACAACTTCATCAATACTGGCATATCTCCACAGACTATTATACATTCTAAAAAGAAAGAAGATAACCAATGTTACTATCGTATTGATCGGTGCATAATAATAAAGATTCCTAGCCATATTTATCCACGGTTCGCTATTGAAACCGCCTAATCTTAAGTATAGTGCAAAAAATGATGTGAAATTAATGATTATAATATCTAACATGATTAAAAAGGATCTTCGAATCATTAGTTTTCTATCTATTAATATCTTCTTCATGACGTGCTCCATTTTTTCCTAAATTTATTATTATTTCTATAGTATAGTAGCATATATCAACAAAAGATACAATGACCTAGCCCTATGATTTTTTAGGGATTCCGCACCTATCTAACAATTATTACAAAATGTTTATTTTTTGATAACACACAGGGATTTTATGGTATTTATTCTCGTATAAAATTTGTTTACAATTCTTACAATTCCCTTAAAAAGTGTCATCTTCCGATTTTTTCATTTACATTATTTTAAAACTATATTATAATATCATCATTTGGAGGGATTAAAATTGAAAAACTGTACTTTAGTAATCATGGCTGCCGGAATCGGTAGTAGATATGGTAAAGGTATCAAACAGCTTGAAGTAGTTGGTCCAAGTGGCGAATTAATTATCGACTATTCTATTTATGCCGCAAAGCGTGCAGGATTTAATAAAGTTGTATTTATAATTCGGGAAGATATCGAAAAAGAATTTAGAGAAGCAATTGGTGATCGTATTCAAGATCAAATTAAAGTTGAATATGTATTCCAAGATATTAATAATCTTCCTGGCGGGTTACATAAGCCAGCAGATCGCACAAAGCCTTGGGGCACTGGACAAGCAGTTCTTGCTTGTAAAGGTATCGTAAATGAACCATTTGTAGTTATCAATGCTGATGATTATTATGGCGATATGGCCTTTGAAAAAGTATATGAGTTTTTATGCCAAGCAAAAGATGGCTTAGAAAAACCAGAATACTGTATGGTTGGGTTCCAATTAGGCAATACATTAAGCGAAAATGGTTCCGTTACACGTGGTGTTTGCCAAGTAAGTGAAAATCATCAATTAGTTGACGTAATTGAAACAACTGGAATTCACGAAGAAGATGGAAAGATCGTATCTGATCTTGATAATCCTCTTACCCATAAAGAACTTGTATCTATGAATATGTGGGGATTCACTCCTGACATCTTCGAGGTATTAGAAAATAAATTTATTGATTTTCTTCAGGGTCTAAGTTCAGATGATATCAAATCTGAATATTTATTACCAAACATTGTAGATCAATTATTAAAAGCAGGAAAATGTAACGTTACTGTACTTACTTCTTCTGATCGTTGGTTTGGAGTAACTTATCATGAAGATAAAGATTTTGTGGTTAACTCTATTCTTCAATTAATTGAAAATGACGTTTACCCAAAAGACCTATATAAATAAATTACTCTATACAATAAAAAGGATGAGCGCTGGTTAAGAACCAGTCATCATCCTTTTTTATTGCTGAACTTTTATACTTTCTCTGTATGGAGTTTTCCATCCAATACAGGTGTATATCTACAAATCCATTTCACTAGCATCAAATTAATTGCAAGATGTATAATAGTAATAATTACAACATCCACTGTAGTATCTATATTAGGTAATCCTAAATTTATCATTGGTAAAAAATGCAATGTAATATAACCATGTGTTATAAATTCAAGTCCCATCAAAGCCATAGTATGCTTTCCTATAAATTGGAGCAGATTTGATTCCTGCAATACGATACTCATGTATATAACAGCCATACATACAATAAGAGTCCAAATCAATTTAATATTTACAAAGAAAAACGTCACTTTAATTATTGAGCGTATAAAATATAAACTTTCTAATCTTCTAAAAAATAGCATTGATGAAATAAACACAAGTACTAGACCAGTAATATGAAATCTCACCACTGTTTTTTTATTTTTTTTACTATATTTTACTAACCTAACAATATACTCAAAACTAAATGCACCTAAAGCATACCAGAATAGATATTGCGGTATTCCTGAGATTGAAAACCAAGCGTTAATTCGATTCAATACCGGAAGATTAGCTAGTTTTAAAAAAACATTACACTTTTCAGATATAACTGGTATTTCTCCAAAGAATAAATATATTACATAAGAGAACAAACATATAAGTCCACTACTCGTAAAATATCTCTTGAAAAAATAATAAACTATACTAACACTAAGTATTACTGGAAAAAACCAATAATTTGGTTCAATATGATTAGGTTCTAAAAAAATACTCAAAATTTGTTTAAAGCCTATGTTTTTCACATCTGAATCATTCAATACGAATCCAATCCACGCCCACAACGCAAATGGAATTGTTATGCCAATAATCCTTTTTGATATAAATTGCCTCACTGATTTTTTCTCTTGCTTAACAGCAAAAAAACCAGCAATAATGAAAAATAATTGCAAATGGAACGTATATGCAAAAGCTTCTAAATTCATACTTACCCAATGCCCTAAATAAACAAATATTAATGCAATAGCTCTAGAAACATCAACCCAGTCATATCGTTCTTTTATTTTGTTCATCATATGTACCCAATATGATATTTACTATATAGATATCATATTTTCCTTTTTATAATAATTTGTTTTATTCTATTTAAACTTCTGATTAGTTATTAATATTTTCCATAATAAATAATTCCAAGTTTAATTATATTTAACATCTCGTGAATATTTAACACAAACATTACCCCAATTAGAATCTAAATATATTGAATTTTATTATTACGAAATATTGAAATGCCTTAACTAACAAAGTAATGTATGCCCATGCAAAATAAAA carries:
- a CDS encoding UDP-N-acetylglucosamine 4,6-dehydratase; its protein translation is MARNLYYYAPINTIVTLVIFFLFRMYNSLWRYASIDEVVNILYACTLAEAIQFFGIKMANLTMSTTYFGIDFMLMITLVTASRFCYRFLRLYSSKAHAENKRKIMIIGAGEAANAIIKEITISSYLDGVVVCAIDDNKDKINSYIQGVKIVGDRSSIVHCVREYQVTDIIIAMPSVGRRDIKEILDICKDTGCQMKILPGMYQLINEEVSVSRLRRVEIEDLLGREPIQLNVGNIMTYISDKVVLVTGGGGSIGSELCRQIVKYAPKQLVIFDIYENNAYDIQQELKHDYPNVDVRVIIGSVRNTERVNKLFETYRPDIVYHAAAHKHVPLMEDSPNEAIKNNVFGTYKTAIAASKYGAKRFVLISTDKAVNPTNVMGASKRMCEMIIQAFNRNSDTEFVAVRFGNVLGSNGSVIPLFRKQIEAGGPVTVTHPDIIRYFMTIPEAVSLVLEAGALARGGEIFILDMGEPVKILDLAKNLIRLSGYTIGRDIQIQFTGLRPGEKLFEEMLMDEEGLKETNNKMIHIGKPIEFNEELFFEKLDDLYKSVYSECDNVRELIKEMVPTYQYNTGKSELKETNKLKQIEDVDIEDHVSHLPIKDEIK
- a CDS encoding acyltransferase/acetyltransferase; protein product: MMNKIKERYDWVDVSRAIALIFVYLGHWVSMNLEAFAYTFHLQLFFIIAGFFAVKQEKKSVRQFISKRIIGITIPFALWAWIGFVLNDSDVKNIGFKQILSIFLEPNHIEPNYWFFPVILSVSIVYYFFKRYFTSSGLICLFSYVIYLFFGEIPVISEKCNVFLKLANLPVLNRINAWFSISGIPQYLFWYALGAFSFEYIVRLVKYSKKNKKTVVRFHITGLVLVFISSMLFFRRLESLYFIRSIIKVTFFFVNIKLIWTLIVCMAVIYMSIVLQESNLLQFIGKHTMALMGLEFITHGYITLHFLPMINLGLPNIDTTVDVVIITIIHLAINLMLVKWICRYTPVLDGKLHTEKV
- a CDS encoding glutamate synthase [NADPH] large chain produces the protein MKNCTLVIMAAGIGSRYGKGIKQLEVVGPSGELIIDYSIYAAKRAGFNKVVFIIREDIEKEFREAIGDRIQDQIKVEYVFQDINNLPGGLHKPADRTKPWGTGQAVLACKGIVNEPFVVINADDYYGDMAFEKVYEFLCQAKDGLEKPEYCMVGFQLGNTLSENGSVTRGVCQVSENHQLVDVIETTGIHEEDGKIVSDLDNPLTHKELVSMNMWGFTPDIFEVLENKFIDFLQGLSSDDIKSEYLLPNIVDQLLKAGKCNVTVLTSSDRWFGVTYHEDKDFVVNSILQLIENDVYPKDLYK